The Triticum aestivum cultivar Chinese Spring chromosome 3A, IWGSC CS RefSeq v2.1, whole genome shotgun sequence genome includes a region encoding these proteins:
- the LOC100125713 gene encoding probable protein phosphatase 2C 6, with translation MEDVAVAALATAPTPVFSPATAGLTLIAAAAAEPIAAVVAGAMEGVPVTFSVPPVRTTTDDGLPAATGGEGGEASAAGSPCSVTSDCSSVASADFEGVGLGFFGAGVEGGAVVFEDSAASAATVEAEARVAAGGRSVFAVECVPLWGFTSICGRRPEMEDAVIAVPRFFGLPLWMLTGNNMVDGLDPISFRLPAHFFGVYDGHGGAQVADYCRDRLHAALVEELSRIEGSVSGANLGAVEFKKQWEKAFVDCFSRVDDEIAGKVTSGGGGNVGTSSVTAMGMVDPVAPETVGSTAVVAVICSSHIIVSNCGDSRAVLCRGKQPVPLSVDHKPNREDEYARIEAEGGKVIQWNGYRVFGVLAMSRSIGDRYLKPWIIPVPEVTIVPRAKDDECLILASDGLWDVLSNEEVCDVARKRILLWHKKNGVNLSSAQRSGDSPDPAAQAAAECLSKLALQKGSKDNITVIVVDLKAQRKFKSKT, from the exons ATGGAGGACGTGGCCGTGGCTGCGCTCGCCACGGCGCCCACACCTGTGTTTAGCCCCGCCACGGCCGGGCTCACGCTAATCGCCGCCGCGGCTGCGGAACCGATTGCGGCCGTTGTGGCGGGCGCCATGGAGGGGGTGCCGGTCACCTTTTCAGTGCCGCCGGTCAGAACCACCACGGATGACGGGCTGCCAGCGGCAACAGGAGGGGAAGGGGGAGAGGCGTCGGCAGCGGGGAGCCCGTGCTCGGTCACCAGCGACTGCAGCAGCGTGGCAAGCGCGGATTTCGAAGGGGTGGGTCTGGGCTTCTTCGGTGCGGGGGTCGAGGGGGGAGCGGTGGTGTTCGAGGACTCGGCGGCTTCTGCGGCCACCGTCGAGGCGGAGGCGAGGGTCGCGGCCGGGGGGAGGAGCGTCTTCGCTGTCGAATGCGTTCCACTCTGGGGGTTTACATCAATTTGCGGCCGCCGCCCggagatggaggatgcggtcatCGCTGTGCCGCGATTCTTCGGCTTGCCCCTCTGGATGCTCACGGGCAACAATATGGTCGATGGACTCGATCCCATCTCCTTCCGCCTCCCCGCGCACTTTTTTGGTGTATATGATGGCCACGGCGGTGCACAG GTAGCAGATTACTGTCGGGatcggctccacgcagcgctggtggAGGAGCTGAGCAGGATAGAAGGGTCCGTGTCTGGTGCTAACCTGGGAGCTGTGGAGTTCAAGAAGCAGTGGGAGAAGGCGTTTGTGGATTGCTTCTCAAGGGTGGATGATGAGATAGCCGGTAAGGTGACCAGCGGAGGAGGGGGAAACGTGGGCACAAGCAGTGTCACTGCAATGGGCATGGTAGATCCTGTAGCACCCGAGACCGTCGGTTCAACGGCGGTGGTCGCTGTCATCTGCTCCTCTCATATCATTGTCTCAAATTGTGGAGACTCGAGGGCAGTGCTCTGCCGTGGCAAGCAACCCGTGCCGTTGTCAGTGGATCATAAA CCTAATAGGGAGGATGAGTACGCAAGGATTGAGGCAGAGGGTGGCAAGGTCATACAGTGGAATGGCTACCGAGTTTTCGGTGTCCTTGCCATGTCGCGGTCAATTG GTGACAGATATCTGAAACCATGGATAATTCCTGTCCCAGAGGTCACAATTGTTCCTCGAGCAAAGGATGACGAGTGTCTTATTCTCGCTAGTGATGGCCTCTGGGATGTACTGTCGAATGAAGAGGTATGCGATGTTGCCCGCAAGCGAATACTCTTATGGCATAAAAAGAATGGGGTAAACTTGTCATCGGCCCAACGTAGCGGTGACTCCCCAGATCCAGCGGCTCAAGCAGCTGCTGAATGCTTGTCGAAGCTTGCTCTCCAGAAGGGGAGCAAGGACAACATCACGGTTATTGTGGTAGACCTCAAGGCGCAGAGGAAGTTCAAGAGCAAAACTTAA